A stretch of the Lolium perenne isolate Kyuss_39 chromosome 3, Kyuss_2.0, whole genome shotgun sequence genome encodes the following:
- the LOC127342466 gene encoding protein DELETION OF SUV3 SUPPRESSOR 1(I) has translation MAAAAPAPADPKAESAKMDLLEDDDEFEEFEIDQEWDDKEDGNEAVQQWEDDWDDDDVNDDFSLQLRKELEEGSAPKN, from the exons atggcggcggcggcacCGGCACCGGCGGACCCGAAGGCGGAGTCCGCCAAGATGGACCTCCTCGAGGACGACGATGAGTTTGAGGAGTTCGAGATCGACCAAG AATGGGATGACAAGGAAGATGGTAACGAAGCTGTCCAGCAATGGGAGGACGACTGGGATGATGATGATGTGAATGATGATTTCTCGCTGCAGCTGAGGAAAGAGCTGGAGGAAGGCAGCGCTCCGAAGAACTGA